A single region of the Pseudokineococcus lusitanus genome encodes:
- a CDS encoding flavodoxin family protein codes for MADAPATKVAIIYYSVTGTIDTMARRLAATAEAQGAEVRLLAVGREDAQGQPGSDERPQQPTADDVVWADVVLFGTPSRYGNVAGRLKVFIDSLGAQWAQGQLADKVYAGFTASQTLHGGQEAVLLSLYTTIHHFGGIVVSPGYTDGSKFVDGNPYGVGHVTGGGNDQPVDDVTNGALDHMVTRALTVSRRLNG; via the coding sequence ATGGCCGACGCCCCCGCGACCAAGGTCGCGATCATCTACTACTCCGTCACCGGCACCATCGACACGATGGCCCGGCGCCTGGCCGCCACCGCCGAGGCGCAGGGCGCCGAGGTCCGCCTCCTGGCCGTCGGCCGCGAGGACGCGCAGGGCCAGCCCGGCTCGGACGAGCGCCCCCAGCAGCCCACCGCCGACGACGTCGTGTGGGCCGACGTCGTGCTCTTCGGCACCCCGTCGCGCTACGGCAACGTGGCCGGCCGCCTCAAGGTCTTCATCGACAGCCTCGGCGCGCAGTGGGCGCAGGGCCAGCTCGCGGACAAGGTCTACGCGGGCTTCACCGCCTCGCAGACCCTCCACGGCGGCCAGGAGGCCGTGCTCCTCTCGCTCTACACGACCATCCACCACTTCGGCGGCATCGTCGTGAGCCCCGGCTACACCGACGGCTCGAAGTTCGTCGACGGCAACCCCTACGGCGTCGGCCACGTCACCGGCGGCGGCAACGACCAGCCGGTCGACGACGTCACCAACGGCGCGCTCGACCACATGGTCACCCGCGCCCTCACGGTGAGCCGTCGCCTGAACGGCTGA
- a CDS encoding SMP-30/gluconolactonase/LRE family protein, with the protein MDDDAAGRPSTPDAGPEVPHLPARRVTSPLAHHGEGPVWDTAEATLRWVDMLRGDLLSWTPPPGWAGEEVADGAVRRDHLGDVLAVVRPRRDGGLVVALERCLALLGPGDLGAVPPRRLPEVWSDPGVRFNEGGCDPHGRFFVGSMAYDQRRGAASLYRLDPDLSVHVVLEGLTISNGLGWTPDGSAAWYHDTQTQSLDRLVLDDAGEVVSRTPVRETPDERGGPDGLAVDAEGCVWAALFGGSALHRISPDGELLAVVDVGARQVTACAFGGPDLADLFVTTSADGLDEGEDPAAGALFHLRPGVRGLPLTPFAG; encoded by the coding sequence ATGGACGACGACGCCGCCGGCCGCCCGAGCACGCCCGACGCGGGCCCGGAGGTGCCGCACCTGCCCGCCCGCCGGGTGACGTCCCCGCTCGCCCACCACGGCGAGGGGCCCGTCTGGGACACCGCCGAGGCGACGCTGCGGTGGGTCGACATGCTCCGCGGCGACCTCCTGTCGTGGACGCCCCCGCCCGGGTGGGCGGGCGAGGAGGTCGCCGACGGCGCGGTGCGCCGCGACCACCTCGGCGACGTCCTCGCCGTCGTCCGCCCGCGCCGGGACGGCGGGCTCGTCGTGGCGCTCGAGCGCTGCCTGGCCCTCCTCGGCCCCGGCGACCTCGGCGCGGTGCCGCCCCGGCGGCTGCCCGAGGTCTGGTCCGACCCCGGCGTCCGCTTCAACGAGGGCGGCTGCGACCCACACGGCCGCTTCTTCGTCGGCTCCATGGCCTACGACCAGCGGCGGGGCGCGGCCTCGCTCTACCGCCTCGACCCGGACCTGTCCGTCCACGTCGTGCTCGAGGGCCTCACCATCTCCAACGGCCTCGGCTGGACCCCGGACGGGTCGGCGGCCTGGTACCACGACACGCAGACGCAGTCCCTCGACCGCCTCGTCCTCGACGACGCCGGGGAGGTCGTCTCGCGCACGCCCGTCCGGGAGACGCCCGACGAGCGCGGCGGCCCCGACGGGCTCGCCGTCGACGCGGAGGGCTGCGTGTGGGCCGCGCTCTTCGGCGGCTCGGCCCTCCACCGCATCTCGCCCGACGGCGAGCTGCTCGCCGTCGTCGACGTCGGCGCCCGGCAGGTGACGGCGTGCGCCTTCGGCGGGCCGGACCTCGCCGACCTCTTCGTCACGACGTCGGCGGACGGCCTCGACGAGGGGGAGGACCCGGCCGCGGGCGCCCTCTTCCACCTCCGGCCGGGCGTGCGCGGGCTCCCGCTGACGCCCTTCGCGGGCTGA
- a CDS encoding YdeI/OmpD-associated family protein, with amino-acid sequence MADDGTTGGATGGDGAPARRAASRRRPEQPVLVVADAAAWRAWLDEHEGTSDGVWLTLARKDAVDAGRGPTTLRYAAALDEALCSGWVDGQARGGDADTYGQRFTPRRARSLWSARNVTYVARLRDEGRMRPRGEAEVTRAQADGRWDRAYAGPATMAVPDDLRAALDAEPALADAFAALGGQDRYAACHRVVTATTPAVRARRVAAVLDGLRAGTSDGA; translated from the coding sequence GTGGCGGACGACGGGACGACGGGCGGCGCGACCGGCGGGGACGGCGCACCGGCCCGCAGGGCGGCGTCGCGGCGGCGGCCCGAGCAGCCGGTGCTCGTCGTGGCCGACGCCGCCGCCTGGCGCGCGTGGCTCGACGAGCACGAGGGCACCTCGGACGGCGTCTGGCTGACGCTCGCGCGCAAGGACGCCGTGGACGCCGGGCGCGGCCCGACGACCCTGCGGTACGCCGCCGCGCTCGACGAGGCCCTCTGCAGCGGCTGGGTGGACGGCCAGGCGCGGGGCGGCGACGCCGACACCTACGGCCAGCGCTTCACGCCGCGGCGGGCACGCAGCCTGTGGTCGGCGCGCAACGTCACCTACGTGGCGCGCCTGCGGGACGAGGGGCGGATGCGCCCGCGCGGCGAGGCGGAGGTGACGCGGGCGCAGGCCGACGGCCGGTGGGACCGGGCCTACGCCGGCCCGGCCACCATGGCGGTGCCGGACGACCTGCGGGCGGCGCTCGACGCCGAGCCCGCGCTCGCGGACGCCTTCGCGGCGCTCGGCGGCCAGGACCGCTACGCCGCCTGCCACCGCGTCGTCACGGCGACGACGCCGGCCGTCCGGGCCCGGCGGGTGGCCGCGGTGCTCGACGGGCTGCGGGCCGGCACGTCGGACGGTGCGTGA
- a CDS encoding monovalent cation/H+ antiporter complex subunit F — protein sequence MLPTGTLVVALVLGSALLVAALCVVARAVMGPTILDRVVALDVLVVVLVASFGLYAVLTDTTTALPVLVVLSLVGFVGSVSVARFAAKESR from the coding sequence ATGCTCCCCACCGGCACCCTCGTCGTCGCGCTCGTGCTCGGCTCGGCCCTGCTCGTCGCGGCCCTCTGCGTCGTCGCCCGGGCCGTCATGGGCCCGACCATCCTCGACCGGGTCGTCGCCCTCGACGTCCTCGTCGTCGTGCTCGTCGCGTCCTTCGGCCTCTACGCCGTCCTCACCGACACGACGACGGCGCTGCCCGTCCTCGTCGTGCTCTCGCTCGTCGGCTTCGTGGGCTCGGTCTCGGTGGCCCGCTTCGCGGCCAAGGAGTCCCGGTGA
- a CDS encoding PAC2 family protein, whose translation MLDPLDLVEVYETSDLTPGERPVLVHALRGFVDAGQAGTLATGALLSGLENEVVARIDADQLVDYRDRRPRMTFRSDRFDAVAMPEILLHAVRDERGAPFLLLTGPEPDLQWERFAAAVRLLAERFDVRMAVGLHGIPWASPHTRPVGLSPHASDRSLIAGRPRWIGEVEVPGHVGALLEQRFGQAGVPSVGFTAHVPHYLAQAEFPPAAVALLDALAETADLALPTADLQAAGATVLEEVDRQVAADEDTRTAVTAMERTYDAVLAGRALEGPGLATPSLPDDEMPDGEELAADLEAYLRGLDESGDDRDRPWAPDPGPAVGAPDPTADRADDGTSDDGDGGDPAPRT comes from the coding sequence ATGCTCGATCCCCTCGACCTCGTGGAGGTCTACGAGACCTCCGACCTCACCCCCGGCGAGCGACCCGTGCTCGTGCACGCGCTGCGCGGCTTCGTCGACGCCGGCCAGGCCGGCACCCTCGCCACCGGCGCCCTGCTGTCCGGGCTGGAGAACGAGGTCGTGGCGCGCATCGACGCCGACCAGCTCGTGGACTACCGCGACCGCCGGCCGCGCATGACCTTCCGCAGCGACCGCTTCGACGCCGTCGCGATGCCGGAGATCCTCCTGCACGCCGTCCGCGACGAGCGGGGCGCGCCCTTCCTGCTCCTCACCGGGCCGGAGCCCGACCTGCAGTGGGAGCGCTTCGCCGCGGCCGTCCGCCTGCTCGCCGAGCGCTTCGACGTCCGCATGGCCGTCGGCCTCCACGGCATCCCGTGGGCCTCGCCGCACACCCGTCCCGTCGGGCTCTCGCCGCACGCGTCGGACCGCTCGCTCATCGCGGGCCGGCCGCGCTGGATCGGCGAGGTCGAGGTGCCGGGCCACGTCGGCGCGCTCCTCGAGCAGCGCTTCGGCCAGGCGGGCGTGCCGTCCGTCGGCTTCACCGCCCACGTGCCGCACTACCTCGCGCAGGCGGAGTTCCCGCCGGCCGCGGTCGCGCTCCTCGACGCCCTCGCCGAGACCGCCGACCTCGCCCTGCCGACGGCGGACCTCCAGGCCGCGGGCGCGACCGTCCTCGAGGAGGTCGACCGCCAGGTCGCGGCGGACGAGGACACCCGCACCGCCGTCACGGCGATGGAGCGCACCTACGACGCCGTCCTCGCCGGCCGCGCCCTCGAGGGCCCCGGCCTCGCGACGCCGTCGCTGCCCGACGACGAGATGCCCGACGGCGAGGAGCTCGCCGCCGACCTCGAGGCCTACCTCCGCGGGCTCGACGAGTCCGGCGACGACCGCGACCGCCCCTGGGCGCCGGACCCCGGCCCCGCGGTCGGGGCGCCGGACCCGACCGCGGACCGGGCGGACGACGGGACGTCGGACGACGGCGACGGCGGGGACCCCGCCCCCCGCACCTGA
- a CDS encoding EamA family transporter has product MTSPPGATTTPAPGPVDRVPAPLLMAVSIGSVQTGSAVASTLFPVLGAPGTVLLRLLLAGLLLAAVLRPAVHRWSAGALGGCALLGLAMAGMNGLFYLSLDRLPLGVAVSVELLGPLVLSVVQARRAQDVLWSGLALAGVVLLGARALGDAGAGEGLDVLGLVLAAAAGACWAGYILASARVGRLVPGTGGLAVSLLVGAVLVAPFGVGGALGVVERPGLLLAVLAVALLSSVVPYGADLAALRRLPTRVYAVLMSLQPLAAALAGLVVLGQLLAPTEVVALALVSAASAGVALSRRRDAAPTPGDVGAARPEDVSRTTGRRTRGRRRRRVQ; this is encoded by the coding sequence GTGACCTCCCCGCCGGGCGCGACGACGACGCCCGCCCCCGGCCCTGTCGACCGGGTGCCCGCCCCGCTGCTCATGGCGGTGTCCATCGGGAGCGTCCAGACCGGCAGCGCCGTCGCGAGCACGCTGTTCCCCGTCCTCGGCGCGCCGGGCACCGTGCTCCTGCGGCTGCTGCTGGCGGGCCTGCTGCTCGCCGCCGTCCTGCGGCCGGCCGTGCACCGCTGGTCGGCGGGCGCGCTGGGCGGGTGCGCGCTCCTCGGCCTCGCGATGGCCGGGATGAACGGCCTCTTCTACCTCTCGCTCGACCGGCTGCCGCTCGGCGTCGCCGTGTCCGTCGAGCTGCTCGGCCCGCTCGTCCTGTCGGTCGTGCAGGCGCGGCGGGCGCAGGACGTCCTCTGGTCGGGGCTCGCCCTCGCGGGCGTCGTCCTCCTCGGCGCGCGGGCCCTCGGCGACGCCGGCGCAGGCGAGGGCCTCGACGTCCTCGGCCTCGTGCTCGCCGCCGCGGCCGGGGCCTGCTGGGCGGGCTACATCCTCGCGAGCGCCCGGGTCGGCCGGCTCGTGCCGGGCACCGGCGGGCTCGCCGTCTCCCTCCTCGTGGGCGCGGTGCTCGTGGCGCCCTTCGGCGTCGGGGGCGCGCTCGGGGTCGTCGAGCGGCCGGGCCTCCTCCTCGCCGTCCTCGCGGTCGCGCTGCTGTCGTCCGTCGTCCCCTACGGCGCCGACCTCGCCGCCCTGCGCCGCCTGCCCACGCGCGTCTACGCCGTCCTCATGAGCCTGCAGCCGCTGGCCGCCGCCCTGGCCGGCCTCGTCGTGCTCGGGCAGCTCCTCGCCCCCACGGAGGTCGTCGCGCTCGCGCTCGTCAGCGCCGCGAGCGCGGGCGTGGCGCTCAGCCGCCGCCGCGACGCCGCCCCGACGCCGGGCGACGTCGGCGCGGCCCGTCCGGAGGACGTCTCGCGCACGACCGGGCGCAGGACGCGCGGGCGTCGCCGCCGTCGCGTACAGTGA
- a CDS encoding Na(+)/H(+) antiporter subunit C — protein sequence MTGVTTAPPAVVLVGVVFVLVATGVYLVLERSLTRVLVGVILLGNGINVLFLVASGRAGSAPLVGSSEPEDMSDSLPQAFVLTAIVITLGLTAFLLAMAYRSWQLHGHDEVQDDVEDRQVRDRAVRDETSGSYDPDDSSDDRSDTGEDAEGADRTVGDTALRHVPGSGSRPAGRRDGGPA from the coding sequence GTGACCGGCGTCACGACGGCGCCCCCCGCCGTCGTCCTCGTCGGCGTCGTCTTCGTCCTCGTCGCGACGGGCGTCTACCTCGTCCTCGAGCGCAGCCTCACCCGCGTGCTCGTCGGCGTCATCCTCCTCGGGAACGGCATCAACGTGCTGTTCCTCGTGGCCAGCGGCCGGGCCGGCAGCGCGCCGCTCGTCGGCAGCAGCGAGCCGGAGGACATGAGCGACAGCCTCCCGCAGGCCTTCGTGCTGACCGCCATCGTCATCACCCTCGGCCTCACGGCGTTCCTCCTCGCGATGGCCTACCGCAGCTGGCAGCTGCACGGCCACGACGAGGTCCAGGACGACGTCGAGGACCGCCAGGTCCGCGACCGCGCCGTCCGCGACGAGACGTCGGGCAGCTACGACCCTGACGACAGCAGCGACGACCGGTCCGACACCGGGGAGGACGCCGAGGGCGCCGACCGCACGGTCGGCGACACCGCGCTGCGGCACGTCCCCGGCAGCGGCAGCCGCCCCGCCGGGCGCCGGGACGGGGGCCCGGCGTGA
- a CDS encoding Na+/H+ antiporter subunit D, with translation MLEWPTLVPLPVLVPLVGAGLALALARHRRAQAAVSITALTVVAVTALAMLLAVQDVGTLVVAVGGWDSGVGINLVADQLSTLMLSVSSAVTLAVLVYSVAQGAADGDDGAPVAIFHPTYLVLSAGVSNAFLSGDLFNLYVGFEMLLAASFVLLTLGGTSARIRAGSTYVVVSIASSLVFLTAVALVYAATGTANLAQLPERLDALDDGVRLALQLLLLVAFGIKAAVFPLSAWLPDSYPTAPAPVTAVFAGLLTKVGIYAIIRTQTLLFPDGRLDDLLLVVALATMLVGILGAVAQTDIKRLLSFTLVSHIGYLVMGIALSSQLGLAAAVYYVIHHITVQTTLFLVTGLVERRGGTTSMDRLGGMAALSPLLGVLFFVPAMNLAGIPPLSGFLGKVGLVQAGVADGGTLPMVLVVAGVLTSLLTLYAVAKAWNRAFWSRPSTVGREEETAAREEEVPAATTAVTGVGGVEVREDAARQARGGSVLGDDGSRVTGALTGAAVDTAELPVDARRLPAWMVAPTAGLVALGLLLTVLAGPLLAVSSSAAEELRGRAPYVEAVLGDGTAAGLAPVGGRGGAEAVGTAGSAAGPGGEGGDR, from the coding sequence GTGCTCGAGTGGCCGACGCTCGTCCCGCTGCCCGTCCTCGTGCCGCTCGTCGGCGCGGGCCTCGCCCTCGCCCTCGCGCGGCACCGCCGTGCGCAGGCCGCCGTGAGCATCACCGCGCTGACCGTCGTGGCCGTCACCGCGCTGGCCATGCTGCTGGCCGTCCAGGACGTCGGGACGCTCGTCGTCGCCGTCGGCGGCTGGGACTCCGGCGTCGGCATCAACCTCGTCGCGGACCAGCTCTCGACGCTCATGCTCAGCGTCTCGAGCGCGGTGACGCTCGCGGTGCTCGTCTACTCCGTGGCGCAGGGCGCCGCGGACGGGGACGACGGCGCGCCCGTCGCGATCTTCCACCCCACCTACCTCGTGCTGTCCGCGGGCGTCAGCAACGCCTTCCTCTCGGGCGACCTGTTCAACCTCTACGTCGGCTTCGAGATGCTGCTGGCGGCGAGCTTCGTGCTGCTGACGCTCGGCGGCACGAGCGCCCGCATCCGTGCCGGCTCGACGTACGTCGTCGTGAGCATCGCCAGCTCGCTCGTCTTCCTCACCGCCGTCGCGCTCGTCTACGCGGCCACGGGGACGGCGAACCTCGCCCAGCTGCCCGAGCGGCTCGACGCGCTCGACGACGGCGTCCGCCTGGCCCTCCAGCTCCTGCTGCTCGTCGCCTTCGGCATCAAGGCGGCCGTCTTCCCGCTGTCGGCGTGGCTGCCGGACTCCTACCCGACGGCGCCCGCGCCGGTCACCGCGGTGTTCGCCGGCCTGCTGACGAAGGTCGGCATCTACGCGATCATCCGGACGCAGACGCTGCTCTTCCCCGACGGGCGGCTCGACGACCTCCTCCTCGTCGTGGCGCTGGCGACGATGCTCGTCGGCATCCTCGGCGCCGTCGCGCAGACGGACATCAAGCGTCTGCTCTCCTTCACCCTCGTCAGCCACATCGGCTACCTCGTCATGGGCATCGCCCTGTCGTCGCAGCTCGGGCTGGCCGCGGCGGTCTACTACGTCATCCACCACATCACCGTGCAGACGACGCTCTTCCTCGTCACCGGCCTCGTCGAGCGGCGGGGCGGGACGACGTCGATGGACCGTCTCGGCGGGATGGCGGCCCTCTCGCCGCTGCTGGGCGTCCTCTTCTTCGTCCCGGCCATGAACCTCGCGGGCATCCCCCCGCTGTCCGGCTTCCTCGGCAAGGTCGGCCTCGTCCAGGCCGGCGTGGCCGACGGCGGGACGCTGCCGATGGTGCTCGTCGTCGCCGGCGTCCTCACGAGCCTGCTGACCCTCTACGCCGTCGCGAAGGCCTGGAACCGTGCCTTCTGGAGCCGTCCCTCGACGGTCGGGCGCGAGGAGGAGACGGCGGCGCGCGAGGAGGAGGTGCCGGCCGCGACGACGGCCGTGACCGGCGTCGGCGGCGTCGAGGTCCGGGAGGACGCCGCGCGCCAGGCTCGTGGCGGCTCGGTGCTCGGCGACGACGGGAGCCGGGTCACCGGTGCCCTCACCGGTGCGGCCGTGGACACCGCCGAGCTGCCCGTCGACGCGCGGCGGCTGCCCGCGTGGATGGTCGCGCCGACGGCCGGCCTCGTGGCGCTCGGCCTCCTGCTCACCGTCCTCGCCGGACCGCTGCTCGCCGTGTCCTCGAGCGCGGCCGAGGAGCTGCGCGGGCGCGCCCCCTACGTCGAGGCGGTGCTCGGCGACGGGACCGCCGCCGGGCTGGCCCCGGTCGGAGGTCGCGGCGGCGCCGAGGCCGTCGGCACCGCGGGCAGCGCCGCCGGTCCCGGCGGCGAGGGGGGCGACCGATGA
- a CDS encoding Na+/H+ antiporter subunit E, giving the protein MSRTRRAVVQWPVLVWTALVWVLLWGDLSVANVLSGVLLGLLVVLVFPQPPLRFPGAVRPVAALRLLLVFVRDVVVASVQVALVVLTRRAPTSSVLEVHLRTASLSHLTATAELISLVPGSVVVEVRPGTQSLFVHALDTPDLEAAERARRDVLAVEARVVRAFGTDEEVGDLERGDPSGHGRHPRPPVRRRVVHGGGRTARQGEPAHEVGAPASAVAPAEPTPAVTAPAEQPAAGRPRGRHAAPREDQP; this is encoded by the coding sequence ATGAGCCGCACCCGCCGCGCCGTCGTCCAGTGGCCCGTCCTCGTGTGGACGGCGCTCGTCTGGGTCCTCCTGTGGGGGGACCTGTCCGTGGCCAACGTGCTGTCCGGCGTCCTGCTGGGGCTGCTCGTCGTCCTCGTCTTCCCGCAGCCGCCGCTGCGCTTCCCGGGAGCGGTGCGGCCGGTGGCGGCCCTGCGCCTGCTCCTCGTCTTCGTCCGCGACGTCGTCGTGGCGTCCGTGCAGGTGGCGCTCGTCGTCCTCACCCGCCGGGCCCCCACGAGCTCGGTGCTCGAGGTCCACCTGCGGACGGCGAGCCTGTCCCACCTCACCGCGACGGCCGAGCTCATCTCGCTCGTCCCCGGCAGCGTCGTCGTCGAGGTCCGGCCGGGGACGCAGAGCCTCTTCGTGCACGCGCTCGACACCCCCGACCTCGAGGCCGCCGAGCGGGCCCGCCGCGACGTGCTCGCGGTCGAGGCTCGCGTCGTGCGCGCCTTCGGGACCGACGAGGAGGTCGGGGACCTCGAGCGGGGCGACCCGAGCGGCCACGGCCGCCACCCCCGGCCGCCCGTGCGCCGGCGCGTCGTCCACGGCGGCGGTCGGACCGCCCGGCAGGGGGAGCCGGCCCACGAGGTCGGCGCCCCCGCCTCTGCCGTCGCCCCCGCGGAGCCCACCCCCGCGGTGACCGCGCCCGCCGAGCAGCCCGCCGCGGGCCGGCCGCGCGGCCGCCACGCCGCCCCCCGAGAGGACCAGCCCTGA
- a CDS encoding Na+/H+ antiporter subunit A yields MTVLIGAHAVAALVAPTLVRLLGRRAFLLLALVPLASCAWLVAQLPTVQAGGDRVETVAWAPLLQLELAFRVDGLALVLGLLVAGVGALVLAYCAAYFDDGETGLGRFAGVLVAFAGAMLALVLADDLLLLYVMWELTTVFSYLLIGHLTEQRSSRLAAMRALVVTTFGGLAMLVGLVLLGEAAGTYRLSELVAAPPAPSGVVTAGLVLVLVGALSKSAIWPFSLWLPSAMAAPTPVSAYLHAAAMVKAGVYLLARLAPGFADVPVWRPLVLTLGVVTMLVGGYRALRQHDLKLLLAYGTVSQLGFMTVVVGLGGPDGALAGLALVCAHALFKSTLFLTVGAIDHATGTRDLRRLSGLPRQMPVLTAAAVLAALSMAGVTPMAGFAAKESAFDALLHGGSSLATAALVGVVLGSCLTAGYTARFLWGAFAAKGRQPTPVHAPGPLLTGVPVVLAVSGLVLGLAGPAWQRVLEPYVLTVGEPEVYLRPWYGLTASFGLSLLTLAVGALLFLGRRRVVRAQALAPVLVDTERGYGRLVRLVERLAVEATGATQRGSLPAYLAVIFVVLVVGPGTAAVLAGPWDAPVRLWDTPAQLAAGVVVAVAAVATVRARRRLKAAVLLGVTGYGVALLFLLHGAPDLALTQVLVETVSLVVFVLVLRRLPLYFSDRPLRRSRFLRAGLAVAVGGVVSLLALVAVAARTATPISTVFPEQAYDFGGGRNVVNVILVDIRAWDTVGELSVLLVAATGVASLVFLGRRFGHLDVSAEAEEEAARLASADRGPGGTTGSVDAADAAPASTAAGADGHLGDAPAEEVRPAGRWQGPPELPAERRSVIFETVTRLTFHTVVLFSLYLVFAGHNQPGGGFAGGLVAGLALMVRYLSGGRRELDRAAPVPAGLLLGSGLFLSAGVGLLAALLGFTPLQSAIFEPTVPVLGEVKLVTALFFDIGVYLLVIGLVLDVLRSLGGGVDAHIEADAERDPSSTAALSISGSVGDLTEGSGEVEPEPERPAAGAAATPAGGTGHPGGAR; encoded by the coding sequence ATGACCGTCCTGATCGGCGCCCACGCCGTCGCCGCGCTCGTCGCGCCCACGCTCGTCCGGCTCCTGGGCCGTCGGGCCTTCCTCCTGCTGGCGCTCGTGCCGCTGGCGTCCTGCGCCTGGCTCGTCGCGCAGCTGCCGACCGTCCAGGCGGGCGGCGACCGGGTCGAGACCGTCGCCTGGGCGCCGCTGCTGCAGCTCGAGCTGGCCTTCCGGGTGGACGGCCTCGCGCTCGTCCTCGGGCTGCTCGTCGCCGGCGTCGGGGCCCTCGTCCTCGCCTACTGCGCGGCCTACTTCGACGACGGCGAGACGGGCCTCGGCCGCTTCGCCGGCGTCCTCGTGGCCTTCGCGGGCGCGATGCTCGCGCTCGTCCTCGCCGACGACCTGCTCCTGCTCTACGTCATGTGGGAGCTGACGACGGTCTTCTCCTACCTGCTCATCGGGCACCTCACCGAGCAGCGCAGCAGCCGCCTCGCCGCCATGCGCGCGCTCGTCGTGACGACCTTCGGCGGCCTGGCGATGCTCGTCGGGCTCGTCCTGCTCGGTGAGGCCGCGGGCACCTACCGGCTGTCCGAGCTCGTCGCCGCGCCGCCCGCTCCCAGCGGCGTGGTGACGGCCGGCCTCGTGCTCGTGCTCGTCGGCGCGCTGTCGAAGTCCGCGATCTGGCCGTTCTCGCTGTGGCTGCCGAGCGCCATGGCCGCGCCGACGCCGGTCAGCGCCTACCTCCACGCCGCGGCGATGGTGAAGGCCGGCGTCTACCTGCTGGCCCGCCTCGCGCCCGGCTTCGCCGACGTCCCCGTCTGGCGGCCGCTCGTCCTCACCCTCGGCGTCGTGACGATGCTCGTCGGCGGGTACCGGGCGCTGCGGCAGCACGACCTCAAGCTGCTCCTCGCCTACGGCACCGTCAGCCAGCTGGGCTTCATGACCGTGGTCGTGGGCCTCGGCGGCCCCGACGGCGCGCTCGCCGGCCTGGCGCTCGTCTGCGCCCACGCCCTCTTCAAGTCGACGCTCTTCCTCACGGTCGGCGCGATCGACCACGCCACCGGCACCCGCGACCTGCGGCGGCTCTCCGGGCTGCCGCGGCAGATGCCCGTGCTGACGGCCGCGGCCGTCCTCGCGGCCCTGTCGATGGCGGGGGTCACGCCGATGGCGGGCTTCGCCGCCAAGGAGTCGGCGTTCGACGCGCTGCTGCACGGCGGGTCGTCGCTCGCGACGGCCGCGCTCGTCGGCGTCGTGCTCGGCTCCTGCCTCACGGCCGGGTACACGGCGCGCTTCCTCTGGGGCGCCTTCGCCGCCAAGGGCCGGCAGCCCACCCCGGTGCACGCGCCGGGGCCCCTGCTGACCGGCGTGCCCGTCGTCCTCGCGGTGTCCGGCCTCGTGCTCGGCCTCGCCGGGCCGGCCTGGCAGCGCGTCCTGGAGCCGTACGTCCTCACGGTCGGCGAGCCCGAGGTGTACCTGCGTCCCTGGTACGGGCTGACGGCGTCCTTCGGCCTCTCGCTGCTCACCCTGGCCGTCGGCGCGCTGCTCTTCCTCGGGCGGCGCCGGGTCGTGCGGGCGCAGGCCCTGGCGCCGGTGCTCGTCGACACCGAGCGCGGCTACGGCCGCCTCGTCCGGCTCGTCGAGCGCCTCGCCGTCGAGGCGACGGGTGCCACGCAGCGCGGCTCCCTGCCCGCCTACCTCGCCGTGATCTTCGTCGTCCTCGTCGTCGGGCCCGGGACCGCCGCGGTCCTCGCCGGCCCGTGGGACGCCCCGGTCCGGCTGTGGGACACCCCCGCGCAGCTGGCCGCGGGCGTCGTCGTGGCCGTCGCCGCCGTGGCCACCGTCCGGGCCCGCCGCCGCCTCAAGGCGGCCGTGCTCCTCGGCGTCACGGGGTACGGCGTCGCGCTGCTCTTCCTCCTCCACGGCGCGCCCGACCTCGCGCTGACGCAGGTGCTCGTGGAGACGGTGAGCCTCGTCGTCTTCGTGCTCGTCCTGCGCCGGCTGCCGCTCTACTTCTCCGACCGGCCGCTGCGCCGCAGCCGGTTCCTGCGCGCCGGCCTCGCCGTGGCGGTGGGCGGCGTCGTCAGCCTCCTGGCGCTCGTGGCCGTGGCCGCGCGGACCGCCACGCCGATCTCCACGGTCTTCCCGGAGCAGGCCTACGACTTCGGCGGCGGCCGGAACGTCGTCAACGTCATCCTCGTCGACATCCGCGCGTGGGACACCGTCGGCGAGCTGTCGGTGCTCCTCGTCGCCGCCACCGGCGTCGCGAGCCTCGTCTTCCTCGGCCGCCGGTTCGGCCACCTCGACGTCAGCGCCGAGGCGGAGGAGGAGGCGGCCCGGCTGGCCTCGGCCGACCGCGGCCCCGGCGGCACCACCGGCAGCGTCGACGCCGCGGACGCCGCCCCGGCGAGCACCGCGGCCGGCGCCGACGGCCACCTCGGGGACGCCCCCGCCGAGGAGGTCCGCCCGGCCGGGCGGTGGCAGGGCCCGCCGGAGCTGCCCGCCGAGCGCCGCTCGGTCATCTTCGAGACGGTCACGCGGCTCACCTTCCACACCGTCGTGCTCTTCTCGCTCTACCTCGTCTTCGCCGGCCACAACCAGCCGGGCGGCGGCTTCGCCGGCGGGCTCGTCGCGGGCCTCGCCCTCATGGTCCGGTACCTGTCCGGCGGCCGCCGCGAGCTCGACCGCGCGGCCCCGGTGCCCGCGGGCCTGCTGCTCGGCAGCGGCCTGTTCCTCTCCGCCGGCGTCGGCCTGCTCGCCGCCCTCCTCGGCTTCACGCCGCTGCAGAGCGCGATCTTCGAGCCCACGGTGCCGGTGCTCGGCGAGGTCAAGCTCGTGACCGCCCTCTTCTTCGACATCGGGGTGTACCTGCTCGTGATCGGCCTCGTCCTCGACGTCCTCCGCAGCCTCGGGGGAGGGGTCGACGCGCACATCGAGGCGGACGCCGAGCGCGACCCCTCCTCGACGGCGGCCCTGTCGATCTCCGGCTCGGTGGGCGACCTCACCGAGGGGTCCGGGGAGGTCGAGCCCGAGCCCGAGCGCCCGGCGGCGGGCGCCGCCGCGACGCCGGCCGGCGGCACGGGGCACCCGGGCGGTGCGCGGTGA